In one window of Helianthus annuus cultivar XRQ/B chromosome 17, HanXRQr2.0-SUNRISE, whole genome shotgun sequence DNA:
- the LOC110923056 gene encoding protein SAR DEFICIENT 1 isoform X1 — protein MTGKRCSEQLDPDQYRQNQRRQRARPSLACAIGEVVKMNFVQNFCEVLEPMLRRVVNEEVENALRRTLSCTNSNAMRFKSLEPSTMQLKFRKHLTLPIFTGTKILDEDGNPLEIYLSDINNNQQSTFAGTMKLQIVVLDGDFPSVEGNIWTSDDFEKHIVKERRGKRPLLAGDVSVTMKDGVVFLGDIELTDNSSWIRSRKFRIAARVVQGPSHELVIREAMTEAFVVKDHRGELYKKHHPPMLDDDVWRLEKIGKDGAFHKKLVANNIKTVQDFLRLSIVNESKLRTILGLGMSDKMWEVTINHARRCVLDNKLYVSRGPNHSIFFNPICQVSKAVINGETFNGRDLSRLNRAHIQKFVAEAYQRWNSLEVVDGLLNDIPLLTQGDMVDQHPSICAITTGTYDGRVFRADQTSELAFVSNHDNVGVMGSAYYYSPVNAYNFSESSSQGELSATYKFID, from the exons ATGACAGGCAAAAGGTGTTCCGAACAACTAGACCCCGACCAATATCGGCAAAACCAAAGACGCCAACGAGCTAGACCTTCTTTGGCCTG TGCAATTGGGGAGGTTgtaaagatgaattttgttcaaaaTTTTTGCGAAGTGTTAGAGCCGATGCTTCGAAGAGTG GTGAATGAGGAGGTTGAGAATGCCCTAAGAAGAACATTATCTTGCACTAACTCGAATGCCATGCGCTTCAAGTCACTCGAACCCTCAACCATGCAGCTTAAATTCAGAAAGCATCTTACACTCCCAATATTCACAGGAACCAAAATACTAGATGAAGATGGAAACCCCCTTGAGATATATCTTTCTGACATtaacaacaatcaacaatcaacctTTGCTGGTACTATGAAGTTACAGATTGTTGTGTTAGATGGGGACTTCCCTTCTGTTGAGGGTAACATATGGACAAGTGATGATTTTGAAAAGCATATAGTGAAGGAACGAAGAGGCAAAAGGCCGTTGCTTGCTGGAGACGTAAGTGTTACCATGAAGGATGGTGTTGTTTTCCTTGGTGATATTGAGTTAACTGATAACTCAAGCTGGATTCGTAGCAGGAAGTTCAGAATTGCAGCGCGAGTTGTTCAAGGACCGAGTCATGAACTTGTTATACGCGAGGCTATGACTGAAGCCTTTGTTGTTAAAGATCATCGTGGCGAAT TGTACAAGAAGCATCATCCGCCGATGCTCGATGATGATGTGTGGCGTTTAGAGAAGATTGGAAAAGATGGAGCGTTTCATAAGAAACTCGTTGCAAATAATATCAAAACCGTTCAAGATTTCTTAAGGCTTTCGATTGTTAATGAATCTAAGCTTAGAACG ATTTTAGGACTTGGGATGTCGGATAAAATGTGGGAAGTAACGATTAATCATGCGAGAAGATGTGTTCTTGACAACAAGCTATATGTATCTCGTGGACCAAACCATAGCATCTTCTTCAACCCTATATGCCAAGTATCTAAAGCAGTAATCAACGGAGAAACTTTTAATGGCAGAGATCTTTCAAGGCTAAATAGG GCGCATATTCAAAAATTTGTTGCAGAGGCTTATCAAAGATGGAACTCATTGGAAGTAGTTGATGGTCTTTTGAATGACATCCCACTTTTAACACAAG GTGATATGGTAGATCAACATCCAAGTATCTGTGCCATAACAACGGGGACATATGATGGTCGAGTTTTTCGGGCAGATCAGACCTCAGAGTTAGCATTTGTGTCGAACCATGACAATGTTGGTGTGATGGGTTCGGCTTATTATTACTCTCCGGTTAATGCTTACAACTTCTCAGAATCATCATCACAAGGCGAACTTTCGGCAACATACAAGTTCATCGATTAA
- the LOC110923056 gene encoding protein SAR DEFICIENT 1 isoform X2 has translation MTGKRCSEQLDPDQYRQNQRRQRARPSLACAIGEVVKMNFVQNFCEVLEPMLRRVVNEEVENALRRTLSCTNSNAMRFKSLEPSTMQLKFRKHLTLPIFTGTKILDEDGNPLEIYLSDINNNQQSTFAGTMKLQIVVLDGDFPSVEGNIWTSDDFEKHIVKERRGKRPLLAGDVSVTMKDGVVFLGDIELTDNSSWIRSRKFRIAARVVQGPSHELVIREAMTEAFVVKDHRGELYKKHHPPMLDDDVWRLEKIGKDGAFHKKLVANNIKTVQDFLRLSIVNESKLRTILGLGMSDKMWEVTINHARRCVLDNKLYVSRGPNHSIFFNPICQVSKAVINGETFNGRDLSRLNRAHIQKFVAEAYQRWNSLEVVDGLLNDIPLLTQE, from the exons ATGACAGGCAAAAGGTGTTCCGAACAACTAGACCCCGACCAATATCGGCAAAACCAAAGACGCCAACGAGCTAGACCTTCTTTGGCCTG TGCAATTGGGGAGGTTgtaaagatgaattttgttcaaaaTTTTTGCGAAGTGTTAGAGCCGATGCTTCGAAGAGTG GTGAATGAGGAGGTTGAGAATGCCCTAAGAAGAACATTATCTTGCACTAACTCGAATGCCATGCGCTTCAAGTCACTCGAACCCTCAACCATGCAGCTTAAATTCAGAAAGCATCTTACACTCCCAATATTCACAGGAACCAAAATACTAGATGAAGATGGAAACCCCCTTGAGATATATCTTTCTGACATtaacaacaatcaacaatcaacctTTGCTGGTACTATGAAGTTACAGATTGTTGTGTTAGATGGGGACTTCCCTTCTGTTGAGGGTAACATATGGACAAGTGATGATTTTGAAAAGCATATAGTGAAGGAACGAAGAGGCAAAAGGCCGTTGCTTGCTGGAGACGTAAGTGTTACCATGAAGGATGGTGTTGTTTTCCTTGGTGATATTGAGTTAACTGATAACTCAAGCTGGATTCGTAGCAGGAAGTTCAGAATTGCAGCGCGAGTTGTTCAAGGACCGAGTCATGAACTTGTTATACGCGAGGCTATGACTGAAGCCTTTGTTGTTAAAGATCATCGTGGCGAAT TGTACAAGAAGCATCATCCGCCGATGCTCGATGATGATGTGTGGCGTTTAGAGAAGATTGGAAAAGATGGAGCGTTTCATAAGAAACTCGTTGCAAATAATATCAAAACCGTTCAAGATTTCTTAAGGCTTTCGATTGTTAATGAATCTAAGCTTAGAACG ATTTTAGGACTTGGGATGTCGGATAAAATGTGGGAAGTAACGATTAATCATGCGAGAAGATGTGTTCTTGACAACAAGCTATATGTATCTCGTGGACCAAACCATAGCATCTTCTTCAACCCTATATGCCAAGTATCTAAAGCAGTAATCAACGGAGAAACTTTTAATGGCAGAGATCTTTCAAGGCTAAATAGG GCGCATATTCAAAAATTTGTTGCAGAGGCTTATCAAAGATGGAACTCATTGGAAGTAGTTGATGGTCTTTTGAATGACATCCCACTTTTAACACAAG AATAA
- the LOC110923056 gene encoding protein SAR DEFICIENT 1 isoform X3, with protein sequence MRFKSLEPSTMQLKFRKHLTLPIFTGTKILDEDGNPLEIYLSDINNNQQSTFAGTMKLQIVVLDGDFPSVEGNIWTSDDFEKHIVKERRGKRPLLAGDVSVTMKDGVVFLGDIELTDNSSWIRSRKFRIAARVVQGPSHELVIREAMTEAFVVKDHRGELYKKHHPPMLDDDVWRLEKIGKDGAFHKKLVANNIKTVQDFLRLSIVNESKLRTILGLGMSDKMWEVTINHARRCVLDNKLYVSRGPNHSIFFNPICQVSKAVINGETFNGRDLSRLNRAHIQKFVAEAYQRWNSLEVVDGLLNDIPLLTQGDMVDQHPSICAITTGTYDGRVFRADQTSELAFVSNHDNVGVMGSAYYYSPVNAYNFSESSSQGELSATYKFID encoded by the exons ATGCGCTTCAAGTCACTCGAACCCTCAACCATGCAGCTTAAATTCAGAAAGCATCTTACACTCCCAATATTCACAGGAACCAAAATACTAGATGAAGATGGAAACCCCCTTGAGATATATCTTTCTGACATtaacaacaatcaacaatcaacctTTGCTGGTACTATGAAGTTACAGATTGTTGTGTTAGATGGGGACTTCCCTTCTGTTGAGGGTAACATATGGACAAGTGATGATTTTGAAAAGCATATAGTGAAGGAACGAAGAGGCAAAAGGCCGTTGCTTGCTGGAGACGTAAGTGTTACCATGAAGGATGGTGTTGTTTTCCTTGGTGATATTGAGTTAACTGATAACTCAAGCTGGATTCGTAGCAGGAAGTTCAGAATTGCAGCGCGAGTTGTTCAAGGACCGAGTCATGAACTTGTTATACGCGAGGCTATGACTGAAGCCTTTGTTGTTAAAGATCATCGTGGCGAAT TGTACAAGAAGCATCATCCGCCGATGCTCGATGATGATGTGTGGCGTTTAGAGAAGATTGGAAAAGATGGAGCGTTTCATAAGAAACTCGTTGCAAATAATATCAAAACCGTTCAAGATTTCTTAAGGCTTTCGATTGTTAATGAATCTAAGCTTAGAACG ATTTTAGGACTTGGGATGTCGGATAAAATGTGGGAAGTAACGATTAATCATGCGAGAAGATGTGTTCTTGACAACAAGCTATATGTATCTCGTGGACCAAACCATAGCATCTTCTTCAACCCTATATGCCAAGTATCTAAAGCAGTAATCAACGGAGAAACTTTTAATGGCAGAGATCTTTCAAGGCTAAATAGG GCGCATATTCAAAAATTTGTTGCAGAGGCTTATCAAAGATGGAACTCATTGGAAGTAGTTGATGGTCTTTTGAATGACATCCCACTTTTAACACAAG GTGATATGGTAGATCAACATCCAAGTATCTGTGCCATAACAACGGGGACATATGATGGTCGAGTTTTTCGGGCAGATCAGACCTCAGAGTTAGCATTTGTGTCGAACCATGACAATGTTGGTGTGATGGGTTCGGCTTATTATTACTCTCCGGTTAATGCTTACAACTTCTCAGAATCATCATCACAAGGCGAACTTTCGGCAACATACAAGTTCATCGATTAA